The following proteins come from a genomic window of Candidatus Zixiibacteriota bacterium:
- a CDS encoding electron transfer flavoprotein subunit beta/FixA family protein, whose protein sequence is MKIVVCCKAVPGVVTGVAIEPGGKALRYEGQFLAMNECDESALEEALALKRAHGGEVTALTMGPITALDVQYVALAKGADRAVRVDAVAHDPRGTARVLAAALGKLDYDLILTGAQSRDTLAGQVGIAIAHRLGIPFAYAVVDVEVTAGAVRVRKELGGGRYARAELPLPALLCVQTGIQPLTYVPPARMMRARQQPVRSLSLADLGVEPDELVPRGYRFVEVFQPRRTSRVELLDGTPETVAAALLARIKEAL, encoded by the coding sequence GTGAAGATCGTCGTCTGTTGCAAGGCGGTGCCCGGAGTGGTCACCGGGGTCGCGATCGAGCCCGGCGGAAAAGCACTGCGTTACGAGGGGCAGTTCCTGGCGATGAACGAGTGCGATGAATCCGCGCTCGAGGAAGCGCTCGCCCTCAAGCGAGCGCACGGCGGCGAGGTCACCGCCCTCACGATGGGGCCGATCACGGCTCTCGATGTCCAGTACGTGGCGCTCGCCAAGGGCGCCGACCGGGCCGTGCGCGTCGACGCCGTCGCTCACGACCCGCGGGGTACCGCCCGGGTTCTGGCCGCCGCGCTCGGGAAGCTCGACTATGACCTGATTCTTACCGGAGCCCAGTCGCGCGACACACTTGCCGGACAGGTCGGTATCGCCATCGCCCATCGGCTCGGCATCCCGTTCGCGTACGCCGTCGTGGACGTCGAGGTTACTGCCGGCGCCGTCCGGGTCCGCAAGGAGCTGGGCGGAGGCCGCTACGCGCGCGCGGAGCTTCCCCTCCCGGCGCTTCTCTGCGTGCAGACCGGCATTCAGCCGCTCACCTACGTTCCGCCCGCGAGGATGATGCGGGCGCGACAGCAGCCGGTCCGCTCGCTCTCCCTCGCCGACCTCGGCGTGGAGCCGGACGAGCTCGTGCCGCGTGGCTACCGCTTCGTGGAGGTTTTCCAGCCCCGGCGCACCTCTCGGGTCGAGCTGCTCGACGGAACCCCGGAAACGGTCGCGGCGGCGCTGCTGGCCAGGATCAAGGAGGCTTTGTGA
- the tcuA gene encoding FAD-dependent tricarballylate dehydrogenase TcuA, translating to MAAFDCDVIVVGLGNAAQAAAASAHEAGARVIVLEKAPEKKRGGNTWFSHGAQFRHYHNGIPDVKPLLPHVPESEWATIDLPPYTKDDFYSDIMRVTRGRAVPELAALLVNESYPTVKWMRETGIQWEILYSAAKPEGGRKRWHHGSSFIHSKDGGAGLVDMWYRILQSKGIEVRYEHAAVRLVTDDKNAVRGVVAQTPEGLVEFRCKGVVLACGGFQANPALRAQYLGSGWDLAKLRGTRYDTGDGIQMALAIGAQPFGHWSGSHATPIDADAGDYEGGFLDPVNRRYRTHRYGWTLGIMVNSEGRRFVDEGEDFHAFTYAKTGAEILKQPGGIAYQIFDEKVKEPLARQLYDGATPVIADSIPELAEKLEIDPNTLVQTVEEFNRAVMEDRPFDEVIRDGKGTRGIYPPKSNWAQKIDTPPFVAYAATCGLTFTFGGLKIDTRCQVLNRLDRPIPGLYAAGELTAGFFYYNYPSGGGLMRGAVTGRIAGRNAAGD from the coding sequence ATGGCCGCGTTCGATTGCGATGTGATTGTCGTCGGACTGGGGAACGCCGCGCAGGCGGCGGCCGCGTCCGCTCACGAAGCGGGAGCCAGGGTGATCGTGCTGGAAAAAGCTCCAGAAAAAAAACGGGGGGGCAACACCTGGTTCAGCCACGGCGCCCAGTTCCGCCATTACCACAACGGGATTCCCGACGTAAAACCCCTGCTGCCGCACGTGCCGGAGAGCGAATGGGCGACCATCGACCTTCCTCCCTACACGAAAGATGATTTTTATTCCGACATCATGCGCGTCACGCGCGGCCGGGCGGTGCCGGAGCTCGCCGCGCTCCTGGTGAACGAGTCGTATCCCACGGTCAAGTGGATGCGGGAAACCGGCATCCAGTGGGAGATCCTGTACAGCGCCGCCAAGCCGGAGGGAGGGCGAAAGCGGTGGCACCACGGGAGCAGCTTCATTCATTCCAAGGACGGAGGCGCCGGGCTGGTGGATATGTGGTACCGGATCCTCCAGAGCAAGGGGATCGAGGTCCGCTACGAGCACGCGGCGGTCCGCCTCGTGACGGACGACAAGAACGCGGTCCGCGGCGTGGTGGCTCAAACTCCCGAAGGTCTCGTAGAGTTCCGCTGCAAGGGGGTGGTCCTCGCGTGCGGCGGTTTTCAGGCGAATCCCGCCCTGCGCGCCCAGTACCTGGGAAGCGGCTGGGATCTGGCGAAGCTGCGAGGAACGCGATACGACACCGGCGACGGCATCCAGATGGCGCTCGCCATCGGCGCCCAGCCTTTCGGCCACTGGAGCGGGAGCCACGCGACGCCGATCGACGCCGACGCCGGCGACTACGAGGGGGGCTTTCTCGATCCGGTCAACCGTCGCTATCGGACGCATCGCTACGGCTGGACCCTCGGCATCATGGTCAACAGCGAAGGGCGGCGCTTCGTCGACGAGGGAGAGGACTTCCACGCCTTCACCTACGCCAAGACGGGCGCGGAAATCCTCAAGCAGCCGGGCGGGATCGCGTACCAGATCTTCGACGAGAAGGTCAAGGAGCCTCTGGCGCGCCAGCTCTACGACGGCGCCACGCCGGTCATCGCCGACTCCATCCCGGAGCTCGCCGAGAAGCTCGAGATCGATCCGAACACGCTCGTCCAGACCGTCGAGGAATTCAACCGGGCCGTCATGGAGGACCGACCGTTCGACGAGGTGATCCGCGACGGGAAGGGAACTCGCGGCATCTATCCGCCCAAGAGCAACTGGGCGCAAAAGATCGACACACCGCCGTTCGTGGCCTATGCCGCCACGTGTGGCCTTACGTTCACCTTCGGCGGCTTGAAGATCGACACGCGCTGCCAGGTGCTGAACCGCCTCGACCGGCCCATCCCGGGTCTCTACGCGGCCGGCGAGCTGACCGCCGGCTTCTTCTACTACAATTACCCGAGCGGCGGCGGTCTCATGCGGGGAGCCGTGACCGGGCGCATCGCCGGGAGAAACGCGGCGGGCGACTGA
- a CDS encoding heterodisulfide reductase-related iron-sulfur binding cluster, whose translation MIPTREVYWNVGRAWPMYVLLIAALLICAWGIRRRFRLWRRGRPEARFDAAGERLQGLLLYGFGHAALLRRRYAGVFHALLFFGFFVLFIGTVVVMVHEDLGWRIMQGRFYLYFQSLTLDLFGALAIAGCLMAVCRRYVARPASLGSTWQDAVILSGIVLILLTGFAVEGLRIVVTGDPWGDWSPVGLATGRLLAALLPAGALRPLHGFLWWFHLVAVLAFIAWLPYSKLFHVFAAAANIYLRSLEPKGARLKTIDMEAPSYGVSRLDQFTWKDLLDLDACTECGRCQDACPAYATGKPLSPKAIVLDLRRHLHAPDSRPPEEGNPTPLVGGAVREETLWSCTTCMACMEQCPVFVEHVPKIIDMRRYLVMEEGRLPGPMEQALRSLESRGHPYAGLSASRLEWCEGLDLRVLSEGDRAETLYWVGCSAAMNVRQQKTARALARLLRRAGVDFAVLGERESCSGDPARRIGNEYLFRTLAQRNIEILKSHGVKRIVTACPHCFNALKNDYPRLGGSFEVRHHSEMLAELLREGRLRAPQKSDAKVTYHDPCYLGRYNDIYDEPRAVIETMSASGIAEMEQRRERSFCCGAGGGLMWADETGARINNERAGQALQTGAGIVGVACPFCMTMLEDGIKAAGNARDVKVADIAELLEAANQA comes from the coding sequence ATGATCCCGACGCGCGAAGTGTACTGGAACGTCGGCAGGGCCTGGCCGATGTACGTTCTGCTGATTGCAGCGTTGCTCATCTGCGCGTGGGGCATTCGCCGCCGCTTCCGCCTCTGGCGACGGGGCAGACCCGAGGCGCGCTTCGATGCCGCCGGCGAGCGGCTGCAAGGATTGCTTCTCTACGGCTTCGGTCACGCGGCGCTCTTGCGCCGCCGCTATGCCGGCGTCTTCCACGCGCTTCTCTTCTTCGGGTTTTTCGTCCTGTTCATCGGCACCGTGGTCGTCATGGTCCACGAAGATCTGGGCTGGCGCATCATGCAGGGCCGTTTTTATCTCTACTTCCAGTCGCTCACCCTCGATTTGTTCGGAGCGCTGGCGATCGCCGGGTGCCTGATGGCCGTCTGCCGCCGTTACGTGGCGCGGCCCGCAAGTCTCGGCAGCACGTGGCAGGACGCCGTCATCCTGAGCGGGATCGTGCTGATCCTGCTGACCGGCTTTGCGGTCGAAGGCTTGCGCATCGTCGTGACGGGTGACCCCTGGGGAGACTGGTCTCCGGTCGGTCTGGCCACGGGCAGATTGCTCGCGGCTCTGCTGCCGGCCGGGGCGCTTCGCCCGCTGCACGGCTTCCTCTGGTGGTTCCATCTCGTGGCGGTGCTCGCGTTCATCGCGTGGCTTCCCTACTCGAAGCTGTTTCACGTCTTCGCTGCCGCGGCCAACATCTATCTGCGGTCGCTGGAGCCCAAAGGCGCCCGCCTCAAGACGATCGACATGGAGGCGCCGAGCTACGGCGTAAGCCGGCTGGATCAGTTCACCTGGAAGGACCTCCTCGATCTCGACGCCTGCACCGAATGCGGCCGCTGCCAGGACGCCTGCCCGGCCTATGCCACCGGCAAGCCGCTCTCGCCCAAGGCTATTGTCCTGGACCTGCGGCGCCACCTGCATGCGCCGGACTCCCGGCCGCCCGAAGAAGGAAACCCGACCCCTCTGGTCGGAGGCGCCGTCCGGGAGGAGACGCTGTGGTCCTGCACGACCTGTATGGCGTGCATGGAGCAGTGTCCGGTGTTCGTCGAGCACGTACCCAAGATCATCGACATGCGGCGCTATCTGGTCATGGAAGAAGGGCGGTTGCCGGGACCGATGGAGCAGGCGCTGCGCAGCCTGGAGTCGCGCGGCCACCCGTACGCGGGGCTTTCCGCATCCCGCCTGGAATGGTGCGAGGGGCTGGATCTGCGAGTCCTCTCGGAGGGCGATCGGGCCGAAACCCTCTACTGGGTCGGCTGCTCCGCGGCGATGAACGTGCGGCAGCAAAAGACTGCACGCGCCCTCGCCCGCCTGCTCCGCAGGGCCGGCGTCGATTTTGCGGTTCTCGGGGAGCGGGAGTCTTGCTCGGGCGATCCCGCCCGGCGCATCGGCAACGAATACCTGTTCCGGACCCTGGCCCAGCGGAACATCGAGATCCTCAAGTCCCACGGCGTCAAGCGGATCGTTACCGCCTGCCCGCATTGCTTCAACGCGCTGAAAAACGACTATCCGCGGCTCGGCGGCTCCTTCGAGGTCCGCCACCACAGCGAGATGCTGGCGGAGCTCCTCCGAGAGGGAAGGCTGCGCGCCCCGCAGAAGAGCGATGCGAAAGTCACCTACCACGACCCGTGTTATCTCGGCCGCTACAACGACATCTACGACGAGCCCCGCGCGGTGATCGAGACGATGTCCGCTTCGGGAATCGCCGAGATGGAGCAGCGGCGCGAGAGGAGTTTCTGCTGCGGCGCAGGGGGAGGCTTGATGTGGGCCGACGAAACCGGCGCACGGATCAACAACGAGCGGGCCGGTCAGGCCCTTCAGACCGGGGCCGGTATCGTCGGCGTGGCCTGCCCTTTCTGTATGACGATGCTCGAAGACGGGATCAAGGCCGCCGGGAACGCTCGCGACGTCAAGGTCGCCGACATCGCCGAGCTCCTGGAGGCGGCAAACCAGGCTTGA
- a CDS encoding LysR family transcriptional regulator: protein MVDLDHLLVFTTVARHRNISRAAEELHISQPAVTKQLKRLEESYRANFYKKGGRGVELTPAGRVFLNYARAALRQHERLKERLLAAGPQSRPESLTVGASQSPSLALLLSRLTAFKKRRPHVQVSLRTNNRTIIEKQVENAEVDVAVVNKPPSSRSLAAEPYLEEPFVAFVSSRHPLARKRRPSLKDFARVPLVVREGKGGKETSEQILAGLRRAGLNCEIGIRCESPEAVKMAVKRRLGLGILYKSTVEPDIREGVFRRVHLPGLNLIGKSFIVYHRQRPLSPHAREFLALLRKDHEELPQSKVAGAASGLKAAERGDGPPPVAAQPYGIADHEVARAALRALSRRW, encoded by the coding sequence GTGGTAGACCTGGACCATCTCCTGGTTTTCACGACCGTAGCGAGACACCGGAACATCAGCCGGGCGGCGGAGGAGCTCCATATCAGCCAGCCTGCCGTTACCAAGCAGCTCAAGCGCCTGGAAGAGAGCTACCGGGCGAATTTCTACAAGAAGGGGGGCCGGGGCGTGGAGTTGACGCCCGCCGGACGGGTCTTTCTCAACTATGCGAGGGCCGCCTTGCGGCAGCACGAGAGGCTCAAAGAACGGCTTCTGGCCGCGGGACCTCAAAGCAGGCCCGAGTCGCTCACGGTCGGCGCCAGTCAGAGCCCTTCGCTGGCGCTTTTGCTTTCAAGGCTCACGGCCTTCAAGAAACGTCGGCCTCACGTCCAGGTGAGCCTCAGGACCAACAATCGCACCATCATCGAGAAGCAGGTGGAAAACGCGGAAGTGGACGTGGCGGTCGTCAACAAGCCTCCCTCCTCCAGGTCGCTGGCGGCGGAGCCCTACCTCGAAGAACCGTTCGTCGCCTTCGTTTCGAGCAGGCATCCGCTGGCGAGGAAAAGACGGCCGAGCCTGAAGGATTTTGCCCGTGTGCCCCTCGTCGTGCGGGAGGGAAAAGGAGGAAAAGAGACGAGCGAACAGATCCTGGCGGGCCTCAGAAGGGCCGGCTTGAACTGTGAGATCGGCATCCGGTGCGAGTCGCCCGAAGCGGTGAAGATGGCGGTGAAAAGGAGGCTCGGGCTGGGTATCCTGTACAAGAGCACGGTGGAGCCGGATATCAGGGAAGGGGTGTTCAGGAGAGTTCACCTGCCGGGACTGAACCTGATCGGCAAGAGCTTCATCGTCTACCACAGGCAGAGACCGCTGTCGCCGCATGCCCGCGAATTCCTCGCTCTGCTACGCAAGGACCACGAAGAGTTGCCGCAGTCCAAAGTCGCCGGGGCGGCGTCCGGGCTGAAAGCGGCCGAGCGCGGTGACGGGCCGCCGCCCGTCGCGGCTCAACCGTACGGGATCGCCGATCACGAAGTCGCGCGTGCCGCGCTGCGGGCGCTGTCGCGACGATGGTGA
- a CDS encoding carboxymuconolactone decarboxylase family protein has protein sequence MKLPRPYETFKRAHPEIWKAYDQLGALSSRAGPLDRKSTELIKLAMAIGAGMEGAVHSHTRRALEAGATRAELSHVVLLGVTTLGFPSMMAAKTWVEDELGKRPVRSRRRG, from the coding sequence ATGAAACTTCCGCGGCCTTACGAAACCTTCAAGCGCGCGCACCCGGAGATCTGGAAAGCCTACGATCAGCTGGGCGCCCTGTCGTCCAGAGCAGGACCTCTCGACAGGAAAAGCACCGAGCTGATCAAGCTCGCGATGGCGATCGGCGCGGGCATGGAAGGGGCCGTCCATTCGCACACGCGGCGGGCTCTGGAGGCGGGCGCAACGCGGGCCGAACTCTCGCACGTTGTCCTGCTCGGCGTCACCACGCTGGGATTTCCCTCGATGATGGCGGCAAAGACGTGGGTGGAAGACGAGCTCGGGAAAAGGCCGGTCAGGTCGCGGCGGCGAGGGTAG
- a CDS encoding VOC family protein: MIKTRGVHHIGIPVNDVAHAVKFYTEVLGMRVAKLNRDDMGDGLQRADLRSGDDMVVLFQRPKPVRRDALAEDGATHHAFIVDREDFELAKRKMAEWGVKVHRIPSVDRPTGSGFYFFDPDGNLLQLYAPPA; encoded by the coding sequence ATGATCAAGACCAGGGGCGTCCATCATATCGGCATTCCGGTGAACGACGTCGCGCACGCCGTCAAGTTCTACACCGAAGTTCTCGGGATGCGGGTGGCGAAGCTCAACCGCGACGACATGGGGGACGGGCTCCAGCGTGCCGATCTCCGGTCCGGTGACGACATGGTGGTTCTCTTTCAACGCCCGAAGCCCGTGCGCCGGGACGCGCTCGCCGAGGACGGGGCGACGCACCACGCTTTCATCGTCGACCGCGAAGACTTCGAGCTGGCGAAACGAAAGATGGCGGAGTGGGGCGTGAAAGTCCATCGCATTCCGTCGGTCGACCGGCCGACGGGAAGCGGTTTCTACTTCTTCGATCCGGACGGCAATCTGCTGCAGCTCTACGCCCCGCCCGCGTAA